The following DNA comes from Candidatus Nitrosotalea okcheonensis.
AACGTAATCAGGATTTTGTCATTGTCGATTTTTGTCCTCAAGATATCTACCAACGTGAACGAATTCGAGTCATTTCATGGCATTGCAGGCGAGATCATGTTTCTGCCATGGCTCTTCATATTTTTACTCATAGTTACATATGTGGAAACAAAGCGCATCAAAAAATTAGAGGCTGCAAAAAATGAACCAAATCAAAATAAACCATGATGTAGAAAACGGGACATATTACATCGAAGAAATTTTTGTGAATCTAAAAAACACTGAAATTCTCTTAAAAATATTTGAAACTAGAGAAAATCTGGATAATGTGTTTGAGAACATATCTGTTATTGTGAATGAAAAAACGCATTATATGCATGTTCAAAATGATGATGCGTCAATAGTGATAGGAAGAAATCACCTTCGAAATTCTGAAAAAAAAATTCTATATCTTGACATAATCCATGAATTGGTGCATGTAAAACAACAAAGACAGGGATTTGATCTTTATGACGAGTCGTACTCTTATGTTGACAGGCCTACTGAAATTGAAGCATATGAAATTGCAGTTGAAGAGGCAAGAAGACTGGGGATGAATGACAGCGAGATATTTGATTATCTACGTGTAGAATGGATATCAGATGATGAGCATAAAAGACTGGCTTCTCGGGTAGGTGTGTTGGTTTAAAAAAATCTTGTAATGTCTATCTGTCCGCTAATCCGTGAAAAATCTGAGACTCGTACTCCTAGTCGTCTCACAGGCAGTTTCTGGTCCTCGATTGATTCTCTTAGCAACTGAATCGCAGTTTTTTTCAACTCGTCCAAACTTGATGTTGGGTTTCTAAGGGTCCTTGATTTTGTCCTATTTGACAGGTCTGACTGGACAAACTGAATTCCAACAGATCTAAAAAGTATGTTATCCCTTACTATGGTTTTATACAAATCATCACAAAGTTTTTCTAAATCGTTTGCAAGATACCCGAAATCCTTGGAATCTTGCTTTAATGTTACTATCCTGCTATACTGGATGGGGTCATGTCTTGGAGATACTGACTCTTCATCGATCCCACGTGCCGCATTGTAAATATATGATCCAATTTTTCTTCCAAATAATCCGTTTAGGGTAAAGACATCAACATTATGAAGTTGTGATATTGTCTCAAGATTCATCTCAGAAAGTTTTTCTTCGGATTTTTTGCCTATTCCTGGGATTGTTCGTATTGGTAGTGGACCTAAAAATGATTCAATTTCCTGTGGCTCTATGATGGTAAGACCATCTGGTTTCTTGTAGCCTGATGCAATCTTTGAAACAAGCTTGTTTGAAGATATTCCGATAGTGCTTGAAAGCTTTATTGTACTGCGTAATGAATTCTTGAGTTGTTGTGCCAGATGTGCCGCATTTTTAAAATTATGGCTTGTTCTATTTGTAACATCCAGATATGCCTCGTCTCTTCCAACATACTCAAAAATATCGGCATGATTTCTTATGATGTTCATGGCATTTTCTGAAACCTCTGAATAATATTCAAAGTCAGTAGGCAAGAAAACAGACTCTGATATGTCTACAAGTTTCTTTTTTGCAAACTTGATTGGCATCCCTGATTTGACTCCATATTCTCTAGCCAAATAGTTGGCAGTTGCAACTGCCCCACTATCTCCTCCACGGTCTGAATATACACATACAACTACAGGCTTTGTCTTTAGGTCTGGTCTGCGTATCTCTTCGCACTGGGCATAAAAGTAATCAAAGTCAATATGAAATACGACTCTGTTATCCACACTGAATTTATGATTTGAAATCCTTATTACGTTATTGCTGATCTTCTCGTCCTTGTTATCAACATCATCTAAATATGCTGTATGGATAAACCACACATGGATTATCCAATTATTGTAGAACCGGAGGGTGTCAAGATAAAATCTGAAAAAATGGAGGTTGACAAGATGTATTATTGCATATATCAGGAAAAAATATTGTTATTCTATAAAGAGCAAAATGAGATGCTCAATTGTTATGAAATTGAGGAAAAAGATATCGTTGAGGAAGTAAAGCAATCCAAATCTGAAGATATTGAAAAAATCTTGCAGACGTACATAGAAAAAAAGAATCTTGACTAGAGCATATGTTCCTGATTAAGCAACATCGTTTTTTCTTTGCTAACTATTAAATAAAACACAACAAGAGTGGGTCTTGTGTCCAGACCGCCTAATATTGTATTTATTGGTAAAAAACCCATTTTGACATACCTTAATGCTACTCTCACCCTTCTTGCAAACGAGCCTACCGTGACCATAAAAGCAAGGGGCAGAAGCATGGTTACGGCAGTCGATGTATCACAGATGATAGTAAAAAGGATGAGTGCAATGGGATACAGAGTAAGTGGAGTGAGGATCTTCTCTGAGAGGCTTGAATCAAATGATGGGAAAGAAAGAAACGTTTCAACCATAGAGGTAGACGTTTCAAAAAGTTAGAATGCTAAATAGACAGCTAAAATGGATTGTGATTATAGTAACAGCTGGCTTGACCGTATCAGTTGTTTCTTATGTATTTGAATTATCACGTGTGTGCACTGTGCGTCAGTTAGGCATTGCAGAGGATATTATGCACTATGACAAGACAAAGGACCCACAACTCTGTGATATGTTGAATTCTAAGATCTCGCAATTTAATGATGCATGCAAATCAAACATTGAGGAATTGGACTGTGGTTGATTCCTTTTCTAATATGCAAAAATTTTTGACAGTTCATTTAGATGATCTTTTAAAAAGTCCATAACTTCATCAGCACTATTTTTGTAAATAAACTCGTCTTTGTTGTCTATAGATATGTCAATACAGTATCTATTTGATGTCCTGTTTACAAATATGTATCTTGATTCGTTATCTATTCTTACACCCTCGTCAGAATCTAACACTCTTAGAACTTTCTCAAAATTCTCTCTTGTGATTGCTCTCTCTTGAAACATCATCCGTAAATTGCATCTCTGAATGGGCCTGCGTCTTGTTCTGTCTGTTTCAAGTTTTGTTCTATGCCTTCCGCTTCACTGAGCAATAACTTGAGGTTACATGATGCTCCTGGGACAAGTTTTGTCATTGCCATGCAAATCTCAGCGCCTGCTCGAAAATCAGGCCCTGATTCTTTTGCCTTGCACAATAATACTATGACATTGATTTTCGCTATGGAGCCTTCGTTTAATAAAATTCCTGGAATTCCTGGTATGGTTCCATTCTTTAATATTGGTATGTCCGCATCACGTAATTTTTTCTTTGCATCTTCAGTACTGCCAACCCCTATCACAACCGGTGTTTCATCATCGCTTTTGATTGCTGAACTACTTATGATGAAAGAACACTTGTGATCGCTTGCCCACTTTAGCATGACTCGTGCTACATCACGATGAATGGATTCGTGGGGAGTAAGGTATGATGAAAAGACTGCTACCTTGAGATCTTTGTTGACTAAAATCCGGGCAGGAAAATTTGGTATCTCATCCCTTACAATGCTAATTGGCGGGAAAAGATCAGAGTCAAGTACACCCGCCAATTCAAATTGAGATGTTGTGTTGACAAGTGACTCTGTTGCAATGGCATTTGCTAAACCCGTGTATGGAAAACCATCTATGAAATAGCCTTCCTTTATATCAATTGAAATGATTTCTCTAATGTATACCTCGTTTCCCATGATGTGATTATTGGATATGGCGTTTTAAATATGGATATCGTTTTATGTGCCCAAAACGGTTTATACTTATGGAAACACTCTACATACTCATTAATTGTGATCTAGGTTCTGAAGTAGATATAATCAATGAGCTTGCAAAAATTTCAGAAGTAAAAGAGGTCAGAGGTACGTATGGGATCTATGATATTTTTGTAAAACTACAGGCTGATTCAGGCTCTACACTGGAAGCCCTAATTACACACAAGATACGAAGACTCCCAAAAGTTCGTTCCACTGTGACATTGACTCCGATCCTTTCCCAGGGTGGGCGTTAAGTCAAAAAATGCTCAAACTTTACAATTCTTTTTCTTTATCTAAAGAAGACTTTGTTCCGTTTGAAAAAAATCTTGTAAAGATGTTCATTTGTGGTCCTACTGTATACGACTATACACATCTTGGGCACGCAAGAATTTTTTTAGTATATGATCTCCTGTGTAGGTGTCTGAATGATCAAGGATTCAAAACCGATGTTCTTGTGAACTTGACTGACATTAATCAAAATGTCTTTGATAAAGCAAAAGAAAATTTGACAACTTACAAAGATGTGGCAAAGTTTTATGCATCTGCATTTGTAGTAACGCTGCAGTCACTTGGCATACAAAGTGTAAATAAACTTGCATATGTGTCTGATTATGTTTCAAGTATGGAGGTGCAGATAAGAAAATTACTGCAAAAAAAGATTGCATATATGGCACATGGAAATGTATACCTTGATGTCTCCCAAGCACAAAACTATGGGAAGATTTCACAGCAGACACGAGACCAGCTAAACCTACACAGATTGGATATTGGCCCTGGCAAGAAAAACCAAGAAGATGTCATGCTATGGAACTGTACTGACTATTTTGATTTCTCATGGGAAAGTGAATTCGGAAAGGGTGTTCCATGGTGGCATATGCAAGATACTGCCGTTGCGGTAGAAAATTTTGGCGACAATTATGATATTCATGGAGGTGCACGGGAATTGATATATCCGCATCATGAGGCACATCTGGCACAATACCAGCTTTTGTCCGGTTCAAAACAACCAGTCAAAGCATGGGTACATGTGGGCCTTGTTTTATCTGGAGGGGAAAAGATGTCCAAATCTCTAGGAAATGTTGTTTGGGTACAGGACCTGATCAAAAAATATGACTCTGATCTTATACGGCTGTATATTCTCTCAAAACATTATCGTGACGACATGAATTTTTCTGAAAATGATTTGGTGATGAACAAATCATTGCTTGACTTGATTCGCCTAACTGCACTTCGAGTCTCAGATACCACACATGACACCATATCAAATCTGATACATGATTTTATGGAATCATTAAATGACGATCTTGATTCACCCACAGCTCTTGCAAAATTGGAAAAAATATGCATCAAAGTAAAAAATGGAAAGAGTATCACTCAAATTGATTTTAACCGCCTGTGTAAAGTACTTGGTATAAAATATGATTCAACAAATCGAGTTCAATGACCTTGGCTTTACTGGATTATGGAGTAACGCCACAAAACTTGAATGCGGGACACTTTTTTTAAATCAAAACCTTGCAGATGATGTTTTTTTTGATAAACTTGCTGGCATTACATGTACCAGTGAAGACATGATTGATGAATCAATAACATATTTTCAGAAGAACCACTCTGTACCATGTATTTACTCATTGCAATATCCAGAGCTTGATTGCCTGCTTGAAAAAAAAGGATTTGTACGCTACGACATACAACACGTTCTCAAAAGAACACGGCCTTCAAAGAAAATAAATGCTATGAAAATCACACATGATGATATTGGTCTGTGGACCAGAATTTTTTGTGAGGCGTATGATTGCCTTGATTGGTCAAGCCAAGTGGCATCTATACTAGAAAACACACTTGATTCTGTGGACTATGTGGTGGATGAATCTAGAGTCTCATGCATGGCTTTGTATGAAAAAAATTCTATCTTGGGATTGTACTGTCTTGGCACTTTGCCATCTAAGAGATATCGTGGTGCTGCCACTTCCTTGATTGATTTTGCTTCGTACCATGCAGATTCCAAAAACCTGACCTTAATTCTGGAAACATATGAAAAAGACAATCTCTTGGAGTTTTACGCAAAATTAGGGTTTGAGCAAGTCTATTACAAGACAGTCTACACTATTTGAGTTTGGTAAGCAGGGCAGAATAGAGAAATGGCAAGATTGTTGTGGCTTCTGCATGAATTGTAGTCTGCTTGGCATTCTTTGTAACCTTGCCCCATGATATTGCTTCTCTGACAAGTGCACCACTCAAACTTCCGTCAAACTCCTGAGCAGTTGTTATGTATACTGCATAGTCCAATCCGTCTCTGTACTGATTCCACCACAAGGTGTGATGTTTTGATATTCCGCCACCTATCATTAATGCGCCTGATTTTTTTGCCTTGAATATTAATCCAGATAATAAATCTCCATCTGAGGTAACGTTTAATCTGAAATCATTATGACTTTGTGAAAACATCCAGATTTGGCTTCCAACTGCGCCATCCATTATTCCTGGAACAATCACTGGAATTTTATTTTTATTTGCCCAATAAAGGAATGAATCCTCTCCCAAATTCTCTCCTATCATCTTTGTCACATCATAAGTTGACATTTCTTTTTTGCCTTCATTGTAGGCCTTTTGCAGAAAAGACTGCATTTTTTCTTCAATCAATGGTCCATAGCTTTTCAATGGAACCAAAACATTTCCCAATCGGTGGATCTCTTCCTCCAAAAGTTCACTGTCATCCATGGTAAATGATCCTTCCAAATAATCAGAATAATGCCTTGCAATATCGTGATCCAAAGCGCCACATGTGGTTATTACTATGTCACACATCTTGTTTTTTACCATGTCAGTTATCACCCCTCTTAGGCCGGTTGAAACAATTGCCCCAACAAACGACATGAATTTTAAACAATCCTTGTCCTCAATCATGGCGGTCAGAATGTTGAGACCATCAACAAGATTTTTTGACTCAAATCCTCCTGACTTTGACATTTGATCAAATAT
Coding sequences within:
- a CDS encoding proteasome assembly chaperone family protein is translated as MGNEVYIREIISIDIKEGYFIDGFPYTGLANAIATESLVNTTSQFELAGVLDSDLFPPISIVRDEIPNFPARILVNKDLKVAVFSSYLTPHESIHRDVARVMLKWASDHKCSFIISSSAIKSDDETPVVIGVGSTEDAKKKLRDADIPILKNGTIPGIPGILLNEGSIAKINVIVLLCKAKESGPDFRAGAEICMAMTKLVPGASCNLKLLLSEAEGIEQNLKQTEQDAGPFRDAIYG
- the dinB gene encoding DNA polymerase IV produces the protein MDNRVVFHIDFDYFYAQCEEIRRPDLKTKPVVVCVYSDRGGDSGAVATANYLAREYGVKSGMPIKFAKKKLVDISESVFLPTDFEYYSEVSENAMNIIRNHADIFEYVGRDEAYLDVTNRTSHNFKNAAHLAQQLKNSLRSTIKLSSTIGISSNKLVSKIASGYKKPDGLTIIEPQEIESFLGPLPIRTIPGIGKKSEEKLSEMNLETISQLHNVDVFTLNGLFGRKIGSYIYNAARGIDEESVSPRHDPIQYSRIVTLKQDSKDFGYLANDLEKLCDDLYKTIVRDNILFRSVGIQFVQSDLSNRTKSRTLRNPTSSLDELKKTAIQLLRESIEDQKLPVRRLGVRVSDFSRISGQIDITRFF
- a CDS encoding GNAT family protein yields the protein MIQQIEFNDLGFTGLWSNATKLECGTLFLNQNLADDVFFDKLAGITCTSEDMIDESITYFQKNHSVPCIYSLQYPELDCLLEKKGFVRYDIQHVLKRTRPSKKINAMKITHDDIGLWTRIFCEAYDCLDWSSQVASILENTLDSVDYVVDESRVSCMALYEKNSILGLYCLGTLPSKRYRGAATSLIDFASYHADSKNLTLILETYEKDNLLEFYAKLGFEQVYYKTVYTI
- a CDS encoding class I tRNA ligase family protein; amino-acid sequence: MLKLYNSFSLSKEDFVPFEKNLVKMFICGPTVYDYTHLGHARIFLVYDLLCRCLNDQGFKTDVLVNLTDINQNVFDKAKENLTTYKDVAKFYASAFVVTLQSLGIQSVNKLAYVSDYVSSMEVQIRKLLQKKIAYMAHGNVYLDVSQAQNYGKISQQTRDQLNLHRLDIGPGKKNQEDVMLWNCTDYFDFSWESEFGKGVPWWHMQDTAVAVENFGDNYDIHGGARELIYPHHEAHLAQYQLLSGSKQPVKAWVHVGLVLSGGEKMSKSLGNVVWVQDLIKKYDSDLIRLYILSKHYRDDMNFSENDLVMNKSLLDLIRLTALRVSDTTHDTISNLIHDFMESLNDDLDSPTALAKLEKICIKVKNGKSITQIDFNRLCKVLGIKYDSTNRVQ
- a CDS encoding AlbA family DNA/RNA-binding protein; translated protein: MSRPPNIVFIGKKPILTYLNATLTLLANEPTVTIKARGRSMVTAVDVSQMIVKRMSAMGYRVSGVRIFSERLESNDGKERNVSTIEVDVSKS
- a CDS encoding Lrp/AsnC ligand binding domain-containing protein, which codes for METLYILINCDLGSEVDIINELAKISEVKEVRGTYGIYDIFVKLQADSGSTLEALITHKIRRLPKVRSTVTLTPILSQGGR
- a CDS encoding deoxyhypusine synthase encodes the protein MIEPGKPVKDICIKKGDTIDSIFDQMSKSGGFESKNLVDGLNILTAMIEDKDCLKFMSFVGAIVSTGLRGVITDMVKNKMCDIVITTCGALDHDIARHYSDYLEGSFTMDDSELLEEEIHRLGNVLVPLKSYGPLIEEKMQSFLQKAYNEGKKEMSTYDVTKMIGENLGEDSFLYWANKNKIPVIVPGIMDGAVGSQIWMFSQSHNDFRLNVTSDGDLLSGLIFKAKKSGALMIGGGISKHHTLWWNQYRDGLDYAVYITTAQEFDGSLSGALVREAISWGKVTKNAKQTTIHAEATTILPFLYSALLTKLK